The DNA segment GCATCAAGGTAGATCGTTACAAAATTATTCTGATTGATATCATTTGAAGATTCAAACCAATTTGCAAAATCAACTGAATTAACAACCACAAGTATGAGATCTGCTGAATGTGCGAGTGTTCTAGCTCGAGACATaccttcaatttcaattgtgtCACTGCTACCTACCCTCAAACCTGCAGTATCACATAAGGTCACAGGATACCCTTTGATGTCCAATACTGTTTTGACAACATCCCTTGTTGTGCCCGGTGAGGAACTGACAATGGCTGTCTGATCATTAGTTAGCACATTGAGCAAGCTACTCTTGCCAACATTCGGTGCGCCAATAATAACCGTCCTCACTCCACTCCTCACTCGTTCACCTTTGCCACCATCACTCAAATGCCTTTCCACTGAACATTTCAGATTTTTCAGAGATGTTATCACATCGTTTAGAACATTATCCTCGATGTTCTCTTCTTCACTGAAATCGATGAACGCTTCTAAATGAGCTAAATTCAGAAGTAAAGAAGCGCGCCAGGATGTATATTGATCATTCAACGATCCTCCCATCTGCAGTAGGGCTTGCTTCCTTTGAGCTTCAGTCTCCGCATTGATGAGATCAGCTAGGCCTTCAACTTCTGTCAGATCAAGCTTTCCAGCATAAAAAGCTCTCCTCGTGAACTCACCAGGTTCTGCAGGTCTGCAACCAGGCACTCTGGATAATGCGTTGAGTACCGCGGCCACAACGGCTGATCCACCATGCACCTGCAATTCACAGCAATCTTCCCCTGTGAAGCTATGAGGCTGCTTGAAGTAAACAAAAATGCCTCGATCCAAATCTCCCCTGGATTCTGGATCCTTGAACGTGCGAAGGAATACTTTTCTGGGCTCTGGAACATGTTTGAATCCTGCAATATTCAGAGAAATAGTGGGAACTCTGGGCCCCGTGACTCTTACCACAGCTACACCACACTTTCCGAATCCAGATGACAAGGCAAATATTGTATCGTTCGTGACGGCTTGTGAGAATGGCAAACCTATTTTCATCAATGGAAGCTTTTGTCTGAATGTTTTCCTTGAGACGAAAGCAAGAGACTTGCAGTACATGGACATGATGACAATATCTTTTTAGATATTTACATTCCAAGCATCTGTTCTCCTAGCATCAAtatcggtttgatcgatctgaAACAATAATTGCCATCACAGGAAtttttaattgacaaaataacaaTGAAGGCCTACATACTTATATAGGGTGTCCCATAAAGAACGTAACATTTGAATCGTTAATCGAATCATTAtttactagaaattttacaatattttctattACAATAGAAAGTGCATTTCCTGTGGTTGATTTATCAGACAAAAATATCTCCCACGACTTTAGTGTCAAACTTTCACTCTTTCAACAGAATTTGTGTATCAATGACATATTGTTTGACAGCAGCAATGTTTTCTATAGACTATCCAAGCATCCAAGGGCGTCCTAGAGGTTTGATATCCAGAAGTGAACCTGTTTCCTTGAACTTATCAATGAGTATCTTACTCTTAACTGCTGATTAAGTGAAATTTGTCATCCGAGAATTTCATGAACTTTTGGATTTGGCATAACATTCCCTGTACTTAAGAGACGTTTTGAGAATCACAAAGCCTTGCTCCTTTGTGTAACACTCCATGTACATGACGACTAACCTCAGATAGAAATGGTGACAAAACAGGAAGTAACAGTGCTATACCCTAAAATGCCAACATTGGCGTGGAATCAAAATCTTGCGTTCTTTTTTTGGATGTTTGAAAATAGGAactttataattatatagttaTAAACTTTATAGCAGTCTAATTATGAAGTTGATTCACTCAACTGATCAATATTACAACTTCGAATAAAAACGactcaatattatcatagagtgCAGATTGCATAATGCTTAATAGCTTAGGCTATCTTTTCCAATGTTTATCATATCAACAttagtttattgaaaaatctgaGATACTAGTTCTGGTTACACCATTTCCAATCTCTAGTTAACTGAAAGCTTAAACATTAAGCAGCAGAAAATAAGATGAGGGTGAAGCTCTACGATTGATCGTTAGCTGTCGATCAATAAAAGATGAGCTTTGTCATTTTTCGAGATTAAACAAACCCAAGTATTGCAAATATGATCCTGTGAAACATTGAACaacaaaagataaaaaaatCTTAGTAACTAATATAATCAAATGGGAACTATAAGTGAGAATAAAAgcataatacaatattgaaaacagttaacacaaaaataaaaaaaatcaagaaaccCAAGGTAAAAAATTGATATCAAGAGTCAAATTGGAAAGTAAAATAACAAGAAGACGAAGACTGAACTACAGTAGTAGTTACCTATTCCCTAAGATAAGACTAGTCATTAGAGGTGTTGTTGTTACTGGAATGTTTGTTAAAAAATAGACATGGACTTGTATTTCATCATCCTGGTTATTACCATACAGCGCGTGGAATGTTCAACTGTCCGCCACTGAAATGCAGAAATTCCTCAGCCTTGAACTCATGATTAGACTTTTTGCTCATTTTTACTCTCTTGGAATAGTAACATCAAAGGACCATGTAAGAGGCTGGCAAGAGTGACCAACATGCTAAGGAATCTGACACAGATGGTGAGCAGGCACTAACTGATTGTCAAGTCCTCTACCACAGAACCCTGAGCTATAGGCTGCAGCTTTGGATTCAAGTATCTGATTGTCGAAACGTTTCTATAATGCAGAAGAAAGTAGTCTGTATCATCACCTTGATCACTGCAGACCGCTCTCCAAGTCCACTGGATAATTGACTATTaaatataagttatataataactatacattttatagttattatataacTTATATTCATGTGCTCTGCACGTCTAGTTAAATTTTGACAAGTACAACGTGAGAAGATCATTACATAGTCATAACACAAAAAGTGATTGCATGATTGACAGGCTTTATTGCCGACTGAGTAAGACAAAAGACTCATTTCTTACTGTGACTCTGCAGTAGATAACTAGACAGATAGTAACTGCCTTAAGCACGCAGGTATTCATGGTGAAGTTGGCTTGGAGAAACTATTTTCTATGGGCTAGGATTTTTTCGAAGTCACAGTCAACATACCATCTTAATGCAAGTTcgacattaaaatattttattgttttccaATAATGTCTAGGTAGGTGGCTAGGTGCAAGTAAGAAAGAAGTGTGGACCTTCTAGGTGGGAAAGAAGTATAAAACAGGTTCAGGTAGAGAGTGAGAGACTCCTTGCTGTAGCTAAAGGCTGGTTCAGAGAAAAAAGGCTTCAATTGAACGAGGACAAGACACAAAGCCTAATATGTACATTGAAAAGTACTAGTTTTGTAAGAACATGCTCAGTTAAATTACATGGATTCTGGATAGATCCCAAGCTGACATGAAACGAGCATATAATTATCACAGTTGTGTCACAAGCTTTCCAGAGTCACTTACATCTGTCCCATCAGACTATTTGGTTACCACCTATCATTCCCTATTCAATAGTCATGTAAGCTACGGAATTCTACTGTTGGGTCATGCGGCAAGGACAAGAAGAATATTGCTGCTGCAAAAGAAGGCAGTTAGGATTTTGTCATATGTGGGAAGATTTGAGCACTGCAGACCACTGTTCTCGGCTCTTAACATATTGACCGTTTACAGTCAGTATGTATTTGACTCCCCTGTGCATGTGAAGGATAACATTGGAAGGTACGAACAAAGATGTGCGACTCACCATCACCACACCAGATCAGCTAGGAACCTTGACATCAAGATGTAGACTTTCAAGGACTCAGGGATCATTTCCAATGTGGCGCTGAAGCTCTTCAATCTTCTGCCTGAGGAGATAAGAGGGCTGGGGTCTTCTGACTTCAAGAGAAGGATGAGATGGAGGCTGGCAACCAAGCCACTATACTCTGTGGAAGAGTTCATCCATGACGAGGGGACTGAGGCCTTCCACTGATCAAAAATAAGGGCTAAGCAACATTGACACAGCCTATCCAGCGACAACTGGTCAACGGCAACGTAGCGGTAATAAGGTAATAAGTACAGTTCCCTATCTGGTGcctctattatttattgatacatcggagtatttgtacagaaacttaaatatttttcacaataattttcaaatgtaaaaaGTATGTTTTGTCTCACCTACTGGACTCATAGGAAATAAAGATGAAAGCTACTGTTGATGGAATAATTAAatcttaatttaataattattatctgtaATAGAGCTGATATCATTTTgtgattatttataattcaataaattagaaGTTTCTGAATTTTTATGTATGTGGGTACATGAGTTTAGTGCAGTATCACTAGTATATtctataaaactttaaattgaacttttaatttttaatattttaactttcaatatttttctacactcacattctttggtgtggcgacgcgtttcgtgctggtgttgcacaaaatggttttttcactttaaagttttataagaaTACACTAGTAATAATtccagtgaaaacaagatgaatAACCAACAACGAATTAGTGCAGtagcttatattttttgtaaagctttatttgtattttgtttttggcaaataaaaaaaattttaattcaacTCGAAAGTGTCAGGAACAGTTCCGTATCTGGTGTATTATTGATATTGGAAATATGGAATGCAGCACCATTTAATGTAGAAACACAGAGACAGCGTATGTTTTGAAACAAAGTCATGCATTGATTGGTGGTTGTACACACTGGGTAGCGTATTGGAGCGTAGCGTATACCGGAGTATAAACAAACTAGTTTGTTTTTCTCGAAGCGTATTCGAGCGtataacctcaaatattacaaTGATCACAATAAGTCTGACTGGCGGGAGCATTTAAACACTGTGTGGTAATCGAGTATATTGAAAATTagtataattttttatgaaataagaaataagttggaaataatataatatgctcattcattttttttaaaattctgatcaataataacaatgaataatactGATTAAAGAACTTCTATTATAATAAGGTATAATTTCCACTTATAAGTTATTGAGTTATAATATTActgtagttattattattatgaataatcacTCATAACTTGAAGTAACACTAATATTATGAGATATAATCTTCCTTTTAGAATAAGGTATAACTTTTCCAGCATAGAATTTTTAAACACACTACAGTTGAAAATATGTAGACATACAGATTTATTGGAAATCATGGAAAGAGcttaacattatttattttacaagggtaatttgaaataaatgagaacattgaaaatctgaataaaatatcaaattctacCATTTAAAGTATTAACAAACACTAAACTTATGGTAACATCTACATTAAACTGTTAAAAGAGAAGTCTGATCTGTGAAATTTCTAATGTAGCCTAGGTctacctacagtaactatattacccacagtatggccattgactgtcacgcttctgattggttagctcggtcacattgtacaaatccgccattaagattccaaacaaactttcaagtcctatcttATATCATTAGacatttggaacttatcacttattttaccgattggaaacatattatgaacttaagatgagtttgatatatcatttttgaagagaaatttattataCTTCAATAAAGACAAAAAATTACTttaaaaaacactaataaagcttaaaacatcaattttccttccCTCGGACTCCTCGCGGACCACTTCTAGAGCTTTCGCGGACAACTTATTGGGGACCAGTGATGTATATAAATatgtagaaagataaatttcaattttgtgtatttcctcatcccatttattggatcgaacttcaaataatccaatttcaaaatattttttgtggctcaattgaatataacattttatgaaatatttaaccatgattaagtgCTGATTAAAGTCGTCttgacttctctgattgattctcttcagt comes from the Nilaparvata lugens isolate BPH chromosome 1, ASM1435652v1, whole genome shotgun sequence genome and includes:
- the LOC111062860 gene encoding tRNA modification GTPase GTPBP3, mitochondrial isoform X1, producing MSMYCKSLAFVSRKTFRQKLPLMKIGLPFSQAVTNDTIFALSSGFGKCGVAVVRVTGPRVPTISLNIAGFKHVPEPRKVFLRTFKDPESRGDLDRGIFVYFKQPHSFTGEDCCELQVHGGSAVVAAVLNALSRVPGCRPAEPGEFTRRAFYAGKLDLTEVEGLADLINAETEAQRKQALLQMGGSLNDQYTSWRASLLLNLAHLEAFIDFSEEENIEDNVLNDVITSLKNLKCSVERHLSDGGKGERVRSGVRTVIIGAPNVGKSSLLNVLTNDQTAIVSSSPGTTRDVVKTVLDIKGYPVTLCDTAGLRVGSSDTIEIEGMSRARTLAHSADLILVVVNSVDFANWFESSNDINQNNFVTIYLDAYLNSLGLSDIIDYKELLFNSRVTNVSKRCLIVFNKADLLNSNNAIRDVCERHRNFISISCKTEYGFSNLIDCLEENLKHLCGSSSRENPLLSRERHRYHLMACCNSISRFLEISKEELDSQIDIGAEHIRNSATELGKITGNISAEDVLDVVFKQFCIGK